The following proteins are co-located in the Limanda limanda chromosome 5, fLimLim1.1, whole genome shotgun sequence genome:
- the si:ch211-113d22.2 gene encoding uncharacterized protein si:ch211-113d22.2 — translation MKTALALLLFISLACHSHGLKCHTCVASNDDDCNRQGSTPCPQYADACSTITGPNTVMKSCTYKAFCDKAQGGNSGAKVACCFGDDCNGPHRSHSHGDHSGAGALASGPVLLITGFLLHVALSQF, via the exons ATGAAGACCGCTCTCGCCCTCCTGCTGTTCATCTCTCTGGCCTGTCACA GCCACGGCCTCAAATGTCACACGTGCGTGGCGTCCAATGACGACGATTGCAACCGACAGGGCTCCACCCCCTGCCCTCAGTACGCTGACGCCTGCTCCACCATCACAGGACCCA ACACTGTGATGAAGTCATGCACTTACAAGGCTTTCTGCGACAAGGCCCAAGGCGGCAACTCTGGAGCCAAGGTGGCGTGCTGCTTCGGCGACGACTGCAACGGGCCCCACAGGAGCCACAGCCACGGGGACCACAGCGGTGCAGGGGCTCTGGCCTCCGGCCCCGTGCTGCTGATCACAGGCTTCTTGCTGCATGTGGCACTGAGTCAGTTCTGA